A stretch of DNA from Lotus japonicus ecotype B-129 chromosome 4, LjGifu_v1.2:
tattttatcattagagagtaaaAATAAATAGATATATTATTGAAGTCTATGAAGTGGATATGTGAGGTGAGCAACGGGCGGTTACAGGCGGGTTCGGGTGACAAAAAGGAGAACCGTAATAAACTGAAGACAACCATATACACACCGATCCCGACCGTTTTCCTTTTCGGTTACTTCGGGTGGCGGTTTCATCGGACGGCGGTTTTGTCGGGCGGGTTCAGGCGGTTTGTGTCACTGTTGAATCTGGAGGGAGAAAGAGAATAGAAAGCCCAGGAAGTTAAGGCGAGCAGAGGGAATCAGCGAGCAGAGGGAATCGTAAGTGGAAGACAACGATATTGTAGGGATCGTGACCATATAAGGAGGATCGTGAGCAGCACGATGAAGAGGAACACCACTGTGGACAAGATCATGCGGCGGAAGACCCTTCTCTTCTTTGCGGTGGTCGCACTCCTTCACGGTGTCACCTACATGATGTTGCGGTTGTGAAGTGCGTTAGGCGTTAGCATAAGCTGTAGGTAAGAGGTGactaaggccccgtttggaaaaacagtttAATTAAGCATTTATGGTCATAAATGCTTCtaacataagcgcttattcataagctattttttaaaatttattgaaataaattaaaaataagttgaaaatagcttatggcaggccataagctgtttgcataagccctcccaaacactggcgtTAGAGCTTATGCTgttagataagctcaaataagctcttccaaattgGACCTAAATGAATAAATTATTGAGGGAGTgtttatgctttgtttggttgtgGAGAGTTAGAgtagagagagatgagaggaagagagatagagGGAGGAAAGGAGAACCACCCTTGTTTGGTGTgggagaggaaggaggagggAGGAGACTTTTGATGTGGGACCCACCAAAAAATGGGGTCTCTCCAAATTGGAGAGAAAAGGAACAGTAACCCAATAAATCCACTCTATCTCTCACCTATTTCtatctactcaacttctcttttttctactctctcttctctatctctcttttcacaaccaaacatagtgttagagagaaagagaaggaatGAAGAgcttatgtgttgttgttgctTTTTTGTGAAATTGTGTATACGTGTGGATTTTTGGTGTGACTTTATCACATAGTTGTAAATCTTATCCTACATGCTACAGCTTTCAATTCACTTTAAAAGATTCACAAAAAAAGAGAGAAGCACGTGACAAGTGAGACTTTAAACAGGCTATGAGTACAACCTATACCAGTTGAACAGACTGAAGAAGTGACAGCAGCAGGCTAAGACTATGAGCTGGAACCCACTCTCTACCCACTGTATTAGTTACCACTCGGTCGGGTGCGGGTTTCaacgattttttttttacacaacCCGCACCCGCCCGAACCAAACTGCTTCAATTCGATTTCTTTCAACTTTTAACCCGAATACCTGTCAAAGTCTGCCCGAATGCTTCATTTCAGTGTTGGGTTCCTCGGATACGGGTCGGTGAAGGTTTGATGCTCACCCCTCATATGTCCCAAAAACAATTTTCGATCCAGAAGCACTAAATATGTGCATCAAAAGCAAGGACATTAATTTCTGAAACCACTCTCTGAGCGTATGGTTTTCccttttattcaatttttatggGTTAACTTACCAAACACACAAGCACATTAATTTCCAGTCCTTTCCCTGCTGCACTTTTCCTTCCTGCATTGTCATGTCTTTCAAATCTGGTTGATGCATCCATCCATCAACTGTGCGCAGCGAAAGGCAGAGTGGTCAGGGGATTCGGCCAATGTGAGTGGGTGGTGGGATTTCTTCCTTATCCTTTTGCTGTGGAGTGGCAGGCTTATCTCTAGCTCATCCCATTGATTTGATTTATATAAACTTGTTCCATGCACCATTCCGTGTAGATCAAAGTCTCAAACAAGTTAGTTAGTTAGGTGCAATTGGTTCCAACACCAACATGCATCTTTtacttcagaaccaacttcttcaCTCTCTGTGGACTCACTCGGCCACTCCTCTAATCCAGCTTCTTTCCCAGGTCATTTTCTCTGCCTTCTCACAATTTTTGTCATGTCCTTcgcaataatatttttttttgttcctcTACTCATTCATGcaattttacaatttcaaaatTTCGGCATATATAACTGTTTGTGTGTATAAAGTATGAACCActattctttttgttttttttataacatgATAGTGATTAATTACTGATTAGTGAGTCTTGTTTCATACTCAAAAGCACTTTGTAGTTAAAGTTACCCaaacaaaattttaataaatatatctaAACATAAATTATGTCACTTTAATTTACATTTACAAAAACTTAATTTGGGCTAGATTTAATTCTTGTTTGTTTCATTGTCACATGAACAGAAAtaattcttttattatttttaattattctgATATAGATCGTGGATATCATTGTAAATTTATCATGGTGAGTCATCTTTGGTACTTTGCTTCAGGGTACAAGAGGAAACAACTAAAAAGGGGGATTATGGAAATTTTCTCACAAGTGTGATTTCCTTGATTAGTATAAGGTAAATTATATTATGTTTAATCTTTCTACTTGAAAGTGTTAGTTAATATTTTACTAATAATTGTGAAATCAAATGAAACTAGACAAATTTTGAGCAAGTACTTGATCTTATTTTAATATAACGTGTGTTCTTAGAAGCATGTTTATAGAAAATAGAAAAgttcaataaattttttgtgAAATCAAAAATATATCTCTGGCACAAAGCCTAAGAATACCAACCCAAATTTTTCATAGGATCCTAATTTTCCCGAGGAAAGTGAGGTACCAGAAAAAAACAAGGCTTGATTTcaggatttgggtttggcaccccaccctttaggctacgcgccccagcattttttttttattccaaaactacccatcggtaaatgatttgccgatgtcaaaataacaatcggtaaatgatttaccattattgttcctcagtatgaacacctttatcctattacccagaacacgaagaacaatatcggttaatcattaaccgattcttatattgatatcggtatatcatttaccgattggtaatctggcagtttgatcaccttttcaccattaccaacccctccaccaacccctccaccattactcctccctccaacaacccccaccagccccccataactcgcccaaactaccttattctaccattactccactcctccctcacatttcaccttcccaccaccaccaccatctccacatttccaccaccaccaccaccaccaagggaaagcttttAACTTCTGGTAAGTGGTGTTAGCTTTagtactttatttatagttagtttaagtagttagttgttagtttaagtagttagtttagttagttaagttggtaatttaggctgCTGAATCGTGAATCGAATCGGTAAATGAATTGCCGTTAATGTATCGGATTATGATTTACCGTTATTATACCGGaatttgatttaccgttatagggtcggttattgatttaccgtttttgttccagggatgatagagtcctttttctttggtgaatcacaattgatacatgctgctggattggaaaatgataatccagaggagcaaccatcactagctgaacctccgattatatctatagatgtctctcatttgtatcatactgatcaggtactcattgcacaaatttttgcatgctttgtttatgccttgttttatgccttatgccttgtttatcctgaaacagcgtttccctttgaaagatgatcttatgaaatgggttcgcgacatttctatggcaaataattttgttttggtgacaacaaagtctgatagtggtgcgaagggaagaaaagaatatgtcattctggggtgtgagaagcatggtgcgtatattccctacagagaaccggatcttgttgaaggaacgtcaacacaaaagacaggttgtccttttaggctaaaaggatgacgtacgaaagatgataaaggttgatggttgaaggtgatggacggtagacacatccatctcgcagctgagtcactagttggccacaattacgctggtagactgaatagtgaggcgaaggaggacgtgataaatcaggctaagacttgggttccacctagaaagatgttggcgtccttaaaggaaaaagatccttcaaacttgactaccatccaacaaatttatggtgtttgcaagcggttcagacaatccgttcgtgggtcactgacagagatacaatacttgctgaagaagttggacggtgagaagtatgttcacttcgaacgaaatgaacccggatcggaagtgattagagatatattttgggctcatccgaatgccgtcaaacttttcaacacattcccatatgtagtgatcatggattgcacatacaagaccagcaaatacaaactacccttgctcgagattgttggcctgacctccacggataaaacatactcaatagcattctgttacattggcagtgagaccacagaggactacatttgggcattgaagtgtatgaagtctctgattttCGACCAATCCAGGTTGCCTAGAGTGATTGTGACGGATAGAGATCTTgctttattgagtgctgcttcacaaagccttcccaccaccacccatttactatgcttgtggcacatcaacaagtgtgttttgacaaagtgcaaagagtatgttggcacggatgattttgctcaagaggttatggacaagtgggccgaattggtagatgctccaacagttccagaatttgaagctcattggattgaattgtttaacatgtgcaagcataaacacaagttgaaatttgccacttattgttctactacatggttggtccacaagcagaaatttgccaaggcatggacaaatcatgtgatgcattttggaacaacaacaagtaacaggtacaaaaattatgttatgacttgttatatgtatttcatttcatagaTTATTACAATATTAATTCTTACATGTGCGTTGTTGGTTTGCAGGGCTGAAGGTACACATGCCAACTTGAAGTTGATGTTGCGGAACAgtaagggtgacctggccacatcatggaatgcgtcgcatagtttgaccaccaatcgccacactgagatagtagcatcgtttgagcgcagtatgaataaaattgatcaccttttcaagacccctttctacacaaatattagGGGATTTATGTCAATCAAATGCCTGAAACTCATTGATGCTGAACTGACAAGAATGCGAGCCTGCGGCGGCAGATGCGATTGcttattgagagagactcatggactaccttgcggttgtcaacttgcaggttaccggtcaaccactctcctcTCAACTACtttcaattatttatatttgtgattTAATGTAACATGTCTGTGAACTTGCAGATTATGAGAGGATTCCGTACGAAgccattcatccattctggaagagcctaagttgggagcatgtacctgttgcagatactggcagctcagatatttgcggactaaaccatggagagatgcacccagaagttgaggcactgacacgttatttccattctttggatactggagggcagagtatggtaaggaggaagcttcaagcgatATATTGTCCTGAAAGGAGTACACTATGTACTCCTGAGCTTCGGATAAAGTCCAACCGCACTGCTAAGTTGAAAGAGAGCAAACAACCCAAGGGtcgagcaataggatccttgactcgtgatccttcagcgtttgaacttacagacaagaagattaaagaggaaatgaagtcttcacaaccagcaaagaggaagaagcgtgtgaagaagtcaTAATAAGTAAAGCATTTTCACATATGAGCATATCATTTGAgtcattttttaacttaatcAGGAAATTTCCAATCAATCGTTTAGCAACTAACCataggaaaaggaaaatatagagaattagttgttagtttgcatgtgaatgtgattaaattaaatttctagcTGTGTTAAGGTCAAGCAACCATCATCACAagcaaacaaaaacaataaacaactttcctAATTACAACACATGAAGCATATGATTTGAGCGCTTAATCTTTtccaataaacaataaacaataaacaactttcctAATCACAACACATCAAATCTATCTTGATCTtttccaattctcaacaaatcaGCAAAGTAATCATGGAAGCTAAATACATGCCATGGTTAaatattggaaataaattttggaaGTCTGCACTGTCATACTGTCATACTGCGATAAAGGGTATTTTCTCTTATAATTATAATTCTGATTTGAAGCgtattttttctaatttgttttgttttctgtttaaGGGGTGGTGCTGGTTCAAGATGCCCCTTGACAATGTGAAGGCAAAGATTCAAGACAAGACATTGCTGACTACAACATTCAGAAGGAGTCCAGCCTTCACCTTGTGCTGCGTCTTTGTGGTGGATTCTAAGTTGGGGGAATTGTCTCTGTCTGTGCTGTTGGAACTTTTCAAATTTGTGAACTGTGTGTTATTGGGTCTCTGTTGACCCATTTGAACAATTATGGTTTGTTATAGCCTCTTGAACAAGTATCATTTGTTGTGGCCTCTAATGGCCTGTGATTTAATTCAGCAATTTCTGGTTACACGAGGTACATATAGCTAAAAATTTAATGTTTATTTTTGCTTCATGAAAATTGTATTGCAAAAAGGGGGTTCCAAAGATTTCTAGTCATTAGTTAGATGATTTAAGATTAGACAGGAAGAAACAGAGAAAGGAAAAGGGAATAATGGAAGAAAATTGCTTGATGGAATTATGTGAAAAGAAGATGATTATAGTATGAACCACATCATCAAGCACATGATCCTCGGCCAGCTACTCCTGTACAACCTGCGCCCCATCCCGGGGTTGAACCTGAACCTGGGCATCTATGTCCTCCATTAAAAATTTTGGGAAAACCCTTTTTATTTTCTGGTACCTCACTTTCCTTGGAGAAAGTAGGGTCCTTTGAAAAATTTGGGTTTAGGTATTCTTAGTGATTGGGCCGCAAGGGTTTTCCCCAAGTTTAATGATGCACATGCTTGTGCGAACTGTGACATGTATGTGCAAATCGAATGGTGAGGCCGTGAAGGAGGAAAttgagtctttttcttcaaaatcTAAAGGAACGAATTCTGAGTAAGATAAGTCACGTTTTTTATCATCAAATGAACAATAAGAGGTTAGAAATGAGCTCAGAAGGTCAAGAACTTACAAAATACAAGTTCTAGAAAATTCAGAAATTTTCCGGCGAAGgactcgccggagaagatgtCCGGAGGCGGCGGATGTGCGGCGGAGATCAGAGATGGGAACATGGTTGGATTCTCCTCTCTTTCAGAAAAACGTAAGCTTTGGAATCGTCTCAATCGGAGATCGGACGAGGGAGAAAAACATGTTTTAAGTTGATGATTCTCGCCGGGATCTGGACTGCACGGTGGTGAGGAAGAACATGATGAACATCGAAGaacaaaaacccagaaacagCCCAAACGAGCCCAGAACTTCGCCAGAATTTCCAGATCCCATATTTGGACATCCGGAAACATGAAGATTGAGTTTTTAGAGAGCTTTGGTCGAGTTTTCGGGGAGCTTCTAAGAGGGACAGATTTGAACATGATGAAGATTGAACCCAGATTTGGCCCAAATCAACCCAGAATAATTCCAAACTTTCCAGAATTGATCCTTGGGCTTCCAGAAACGTGATTATCAAGTTTTTAGAGAGATTTGGGCAGGTTTTAGATAGGATTCGAAGAGGACAGATTTGGTGATGTTTAAGGTGATGGTGGCTGCCATAGGAGGAAAGCTTCATGGCTTCTGAGTTTAGGAACATATGAGGGAGataaagagagagagatagaggaaGTTAAAGTTTCATAAGTGAGGGAGAGGAAAGAGGCAGAGTAACGGTTTGAACCCTTGTTGATCACGTAAAACAATTCAAAGCTTCCAGAACAAACATGCAACACACAGCAACtccgcagggacaaatgtcacaggcacgatgttacaacatctgcttcgacatcagattgtttttgacaaaatgcaagacaactaCAAGTAACAACAAAAATATTTTATCGTTGGAAAAAAACGTATGTCAACATTTATTGCAAAAACTATAGTAGCTGTTTCGATAGATTTGTACATATGTCATCAACTTCAATAGTCGTTAtgaaaaatacatatatatgtTGAAAATGTTGACGATATTTTCTTAGAACAAAGATGTTTCTCCTGAACCATTTGACaatctactatttttttttttgaaatggacaATCTACTAACTTGTTCAAAACACATTAAACAACtatctactattttttttttgaaatggacaATCTACTAACTTGTTCAAAACACATTAAACAACTAAGTTAGACAATCTACTAACTTGTTTGTTTAACGTGTTTTGAACACACACCATGATTTGAAATTGGCTAGAGTGATGTTGTATATTATGTGTATCATTGCTAAAATGGTAGTGAGTGGGGGCAAAGCAAATCCTACTGTCGTTGACGAGAATGAGGAAAATCAATTCAAAACAAAATGAATGAGAATTTGTTTCTCAATTCATGCTCTATTCATTCAGAggttttatttctcttttcagGTTccaatttaaaaaacaaaaactcattTGTCTTATGCAGAATGTGCAACCCTAATTGGTGTGGTGTATTGGTTCATGAAACTAAATTGAAAATTTAGGAATTTTTGGGGTTAGATAATGACCATGGCAGTTTGTCCTCATCCTATGTTTCAACACCTATATTTTGATTCAATCGTGATAAATTTTGCTTAAAACTTTGTTCTTTCTACAAAGGAACGAAACCAATAAGAATGCAAGAGGAACTAGTTCTCGATGTGAATAATGCTCaattcacacctcaaaaatgaggtggagaagtggaatgaggagagagataagaagaaaagaaaaagtaagaaagaaaaagtatgagatgtgatagatgataagaggagagagatagtaataaaaagaggtgaaaatggagtgtttaaaaaatgaggtgtgtatatatatcattactcgggGTTTAAGGGGTCACGTATGGCTTTAACAGATGAGACAAATCCTGACCGTGTATTTTAATCCAACAATCTATAATTATTACTCTCATATCTTAGAATAACtcactcctctcacctgatatgccCATACATGGATGGATCCATGTTTAGGCTTGGTTTTAGTCACaccagcttttttttttttttttttcttaaaagaatTTATATGCTTTCATCGCAAGCTACTCAAAAAATTCATTAGAAGAAATTTTGCTGTAACTTGCTATGTGCTGCTGTGGATTTCTCATGCACCTCCTATTTTTCAGCCTCCACTATTAGTGTAGTATAGATTGTTGTCTTCCTATTGTATTTGCCCTGTTTTATTGTTCCTGTTTCTTTACTGCACTattgattttactttgtttcttttgttatatttCGTTGTAAGCCTAGTTCTTCTTGGACTGTAAACTCTTATATTTCCAtgagaaactttctctcatgctttttatctataatatttctctttttcgaaaaaaaaatattttcaatatattttagtctataatttcttttatatttagcCACACTGATATTTAAggtctggatccgcccctgTGCCCATATAACTCACCCCTTCACGAATTCCAACCATCATAAGCACGACGTCTCTTCACCAGTTCACCTCACACCCACTTCACGAATTCCAACCATCACCACCAACCATCATCACCACTCATCAAACAAAATGATTAAACATCGTGAACATAAACACCCAGAACTCACCCTCAAACCATCTTCTTCATGCCTCAATCTCTCTCTGACGCGACGTCACTCACCTTCGCTGCACGCCGACCTCTCGTGCCACTCGCCATCTCTGACGCGGTGTTTCTCTACCTCGTCTTTGGTCTCAGAACTCTCCTCCTGGGTTTACGGTTTACCCTTCCCCTCAGCCCTTGTCTCTCAGGTCAGAATCTAAACATGAACTgcaatttgaaaacactttGCTATGTCAATGAACTACTTAAACTGTGTTCAAGGCCAATTAAGATTTGTTTTCTGGTAACTGTGATTAATTTCTTTTTAGGGTCTGAATTTTGTGACCTTGTGTTCTGGCCATGATTGTCATCAGTTCCATTTTGTTTCCACAATGCGAAATTCTGCTTCTAAATAATTGATTCTCAATCTTCCTTCTTATCCAATTGCATTCAAATGCTGTTATATAATTACTAATTGAAACCTACCTGACATGGGATAAGGAATGGattcaattttctttcttttcgcTAGTCCTGCCACTGAATTTGTGACACATTGGTGAATTATAGGGGTAGCTAGTAATCCCTCTccggtcatttttataagaaatgCCTTGGAAAAATCACACAAATCaaggaaactaatattttttataaaaaatacttAATTTCATCGATGTCTTTTCTTTTGACAAGaacaagaacaatcataatcATGTTAATTACCATAAATTTTGACAATAGCCATTGGGTGCTTGCAATTTCTCTCCAATTTTTTGCATGGAGAATATGTCTTTATGTATTTGAAtgaattatttgacttaatttaataagagtgtttcttataaaaatgactgGAGGGAgtatgttagaagtctcacatttgCTAGACATATGATcaatcaagtgcttataaaTGGTAGAGCAACCCTAAATTCTTGGTTTGTAtgttgggttgagttaggtctcCGTAATTCTGATATAGTGGATGTCTCATATGCTATGCTCCCCATTTAAATAGGGggataatttttctttttgctaAATGTTAATTCTGTTGTTGCAAGAAATGAGTGAACTAGGAAGTAGtaatatttttaccgatttctaTCTACTTCGGGGCTAACTCTATCTTTGACTCCAATTTTTGTGTTAGGATTTCAAGTTGCTAAAGGTCTCAATTCTATGTTTATCCTATGACATTATAACTGGTTTCTATCTATTTCTAAATTTTGACAGTACTTTCACATAATAGAGATGCAAGAAATTGTCTGATCTAAGTAGCTTATAACGTAGTTTTTACCTTTTACAATACTAAATTAGTGCATGCTCTGCAAATCTTCTGCAAATTTTGATTTACTAAATTAGTGTCATTTTACATGATGTGTATCAGATTATGGTTTTCAATGAAAGTATTCAtacatttgttgtttttttaaagCATACATTTACTATGTTGTTACATTTTATTTGTTGTGACATTGatctttttctttgttttgtatcTCACCCTATCCTTGAATTTTCTCTTTTTAGGCCATGACACTTCCTCCCATAGACGTAATTCTTGAGGGAGTTGGGGTAGCTCCGGATTTGAATACCAATCCAACTTCGGATTGGAATACTAGTCCCATGGTTGTTTATGCACATATTTTATCCAATATTTTTGGTTGGTACCGACATATGAATGTTGATCCTGGCACGGAATTAACTAATGATATTGTTGCTGCATTAGCTGCAGAGGCACCCCCACCAGCTCCACCTACCTCCCCCCCCTCCAGTTCTCCATGTTGTCCATCCTGAACCTGATCCACCTGTCCCTAGGAGGGGACTCTGCACTAGAGGTCAGGCACGAAGAGGTGCATTTAGCACAGCAAGGGATTATCGTGCGATGTAGACTCGACCTAGGAGATATTTAGACTAGGAGGGATTCAGACTAGACTAGCGGTGAGGTGGGAGAGAATTGGTGGTAGGAAATATACCTATTAGCAAGAAAATTTGCATATATGCCAATACTACTTATGGGAAGACCAATGTGAGAGGTTGAGGGTAGCCATGTAATAACCCACctattttgtttatattttgaCTTTTTTAATTCAGATTATTTAATGACTACTTAAATTTGTGTCCCACTACTAATTTATTTACCAatcctatttttttttgaaaaacaaattcaacTATGATTTTACCTATAATAAAAATCACCTCAATCATGTCCAATCAGATTTAAACATCCTTAATTCCCATTTGAAAACCTCTTTAATTCCTTTCAGTTTTCATGGAATTTCTTTATCTTTTGTCACTCTCTGCCTCCTAATTTCgtaatgtgaaaataaataaaaaatggaagCCTCCCAATCTAACTAgtaacaaatagagaattggaAATCTGGTCAAGAATATTCAATCACATGCTAAATATTTCCTTTTTTACTTGGGTGTCTAAAGTTCTTCTCTTTAGTTGTTGTTTATATGTTTTTgcttgaaatgaaaaaaatgatgCAGCAGCTCCGTTTTGAGAAGGGGAACACTCTTTCCTCACGTATGcgctttttattatataattaattagtatagactaaatatgtttatttttctctaattccaGTGCgagccctatattcacaatcaaattataatctatatatatatgtaaagctcacttgagctataggTATTAAACACTTGAAAAACTGCATTAAACACATTAACAATCTATTTTAATTTCCATTTTCAGTTACTTATGTTAAATGAAATCATTTTTTAGTCAGTATTCACTGTACTGCAGAATTTAAGTTTCCAATGTGGTCAATAGAGATTTCAATACACTTTGCACACGTATGTGTTTCATCAAATCCAACTTCAATTACAAAGATGACAGATGCTTCTCAATGAGGCTGACAAGTAACCAAGGAAAGTTACACAACAACCTGAAACTGACAAATATAAAACTGACTACACAACacttaatgaaaatgacaaatGTGAAACTGACAACAATACTACATAGTGACATTAAAGAAATTATTCCAACGGAATTTCCTTCAGCTGCTCAAAGAAATCTTCTATATACTATATACATCACGTGTACAATGTTTTTGAGCACACTTTTTCAATAACAATGTTAATTGAAATTAATACTGTCTCTCAATTTCATAAATTCTGCacaaatccataacctcccaTTTCAAAGCAGTGAACCACCCTGCAAAAACTGATAAAACTGATAAAACTTGGCAATACAAAGAGCCTATTCATCTACCTACATTAATTTGAAATAATTGAATTACACTAAATCATGCACTATTgcatatctctatataaacaactCAAACACACTCAAATCATACATACCTTAGACTTCAACATCCTACAAGAAAAGAATGGCAACTGTCACAAGCTatttcaacaagtatgtcattttttcATCACattagcaacaaaaaaaaattgtccttATTATATATTACTCATTTCTTATTATTTCTTTGTTtcaggagaaagatcatcaacaacaacaaagaacaTACATTCCTTAGTGATCTATCCTCCACTGCAAGTGATTGGAAAATTAAAGTGAGAGTTTCACAAATATGGGACACTCTCAATATATACAGAAACAAGGACTTAATTAGCACTGATATGGTTCTAATTGATGAAAAGGTTTGATACTTATATTGTCTAATAGCTTTTTATAATCATTAAACAAACTTCTCTTGATTTCTAATTCTTACTCTTGATTTCTTATTGTTACACTTTTTCCAGAGTAACTACATACATGCTACTATAGGGAGAAATTTTGCACCCAGATTCAAGAATATTTTAAAAGAA
This window harbors:
- the LOC130715964 gene encoding uncharacterized protein LOC130715964 is translated as MDGRHIHLAAESLVGHNYAGRLNSEAKEDVINQAKTWVPPRKMLASLKEKDPSNLTTIQQIYGVCKRFRQSVRGSLTEIQYLLKKLDGEKYVHFERNEPGSEVIRDIFWAHPNAVKLFNTFPYVVIMDCTYKTSKYKLPLLEIVGLTSTDKTYSIAFCYIGSETTEDYIWALKCMKSLIFDQSRLPRVIVTDRDLALLSAASQSLPTTTHLLCLWHINKCVLTKCKEYVGTDDFAQEVMDKWAELVDAPTVPEFEAHWIELFNMCKHKHKLKFATYCSTTWLVHKQKFAKAWTNHVMHFGTTTSNRAEGTHANLKLMLRNSKGDLATSWNASHSLTTNRHTEIVASFERSMNKIDHLFKTPFYTNIRGFMSIKCLKLIDAELTRMRACGGRCDCLLRETHGLPCGCQLADYERIPYEAIHPFWKSLSWEHVPVADTGSSDICGLNHGEMHPEVEALTRYFHSLDTGGQSMVRRKLQAIYCPERSTLCTPELRIKSNRTAKLKESKQPKGRAIGSLTRDPSAFELTDKKIKEEMKSSQPAKRKKRVKKS